The Bos indicus x Bos taurus breed Angus x Brahman F1 hybrid chromosome 3, Bos_hybrid_MaternalHap_v2.0, whole genome shotgun sequence genome includes a window with the following:
- the DENND2D gene encoding DENN domain-containing protein 2D isoform X1: protein MPDRPKKMERQAGGGILSRFRKRLPLHRAGPPQENLGEVVKEPERALEHCLPNFAGGQHFFEYLLVVSLKRKHSGEDYEPRIIYQFPKRENLLRGQQEEEDRLLGAIPLFCFPDGNERAPLTECPRETFSFVLTNVDGSRKIGYCRRLLPDGHGPRLPRVYCIISCIGCFGLFSKILDEVEKRHQISMAIIYPFMQGLREAAFPAPGKTVTLKSFIPDSGTEFISLTRPLDSHLEHVDFRSLMRCLSFEQILQIFASAVLERRIIFLAEGLSTLSQCIHATAALLYPFSWAHTYIPVVPESLLGTVCCPTPFMVGVQMRFRQEVLDSPMEEVLLVNLCEGTFLMSVGDEKDILPPKLQDDILESLSQGIKESQTSEQINEHVSRPFVQFFVKTVGHYASYIKREANGQGRFQERAFYKALTSKANRRFVKKFVKTQLFSLFIQEAEKSKNPPADYFQKKIREYEEQKKQKKPKEKTVK, encoded by the exons ATGCCTGACAGGCCCAAGAAGATGGAAAGACAAGCAGGAGGCGGGATCCTCAGTCGCTTCCGCAAACGACTGCCTCTACACCGAGCAG GACCTCCCCAAGAGAATCTGGGAGAAGTAGTGAAGGAACCAGAAAGAGCCCTGGAGCACTGTCTACCCAACTTTGCTGGAGGGCAGCACTTCTTTGAATACCTCCTCGTGGTTTCTCTCAAAAGAAAGCACTCAGGGGAAGATTATGAGCCCAGGATCATCTACCAGTTTCCCAAG CGAGAGAACTTGCTTCGGGGTCAACAAGAGGAGGAGGACCGGCTGCTCGGAGCCATCCCCTTGTTTTGCTTCCCAGATGGGAACGAGCGGGCCCCACTCACTGAGTGTCCCAG GGAGACCTTCTCGTTCGTTCTGACCAATGTGGACGGGAGCAGGAAGATTGGATATTGCAGGCGTCTCTTG CCCGACGGCCATGGTCCTCGCCTCCCCAGGGTGTACTGCATCATCAGCTGCATCGGCTGCTTCGGCTTGTTCTCCAAG ATCCTGGATGAAGTGGAAAAGAGGCATCAAATCTCCATGGCCATCATCTACCCATTCATGCAGGGCCTCCGAGAGGCAGCTTTCCCCGCTCCTGGGAAGACTGTCACCCTCAAGAGCTTCATTCCTGACTCAGGCACTGAG TTCATTTCCCTGACGCGGCCCCTGGATTCCCACCTAGAGCATGTGGATTTTCGTTCTCTCATGCGTTGCCTCAGTTTTGAGCAGATTCTTCAGATCTTTGCCTCTGCAGTGCTGGAAAGAAGAATCATCTTCTTGGCAGAAGGTCTCAG CACCCTGTCTCAGTGCATCCATGCTACTGCCGCGCTGCTCTACCCCTTCAGCTGGGCCCACACCTACATACCTGTGGTCCCCGAGAgcctgctgggaactgtctgctGCCCCACTCCCTTCATGGTTGGAGTCCAAATGCGCTTCCGGCAGGAGGTTTTGGACAGCCCCATGGAAGAG GTCCTGTTGGTGAATCTTTGTGAAGGAACCTTCTTAATGTCA GTTggtgatgaaaaagacatcctACCACCCAAGCTTCAGGATGACATCTTAGAATCTCTTAGTCAGGGCATCAAGGAGTCACAGA CTTCTGAACAAATCAATGAGCATGTTTCAAGGCCTTTTGTGCAGTTCTTTGTCAAGACTGTGGGCCACTATGCTTCCTACATCAAGCGGGAGGCGAATGGGCAAGGCCGCTTCCAAGAACGGGCCTTCTATAAGGCTCTGACCTCAAAGGCCAACCGCCGGTTTGTGAAGAAATTTGTGAAGACACAGCTCTTCTCCCTTTTCATCCAGGAAGCCGAAAAGAGCAAGAACCCTCCTGCAG attatttccaaaagaaaatacGTGAATATGAGgaacagaagaaacagaagaaaccaaaggaaaagaCTGTGAAATAA
- the DENND2D gene encoding DENN domain-containing protein 2D isoform X3 yields the protein MPDRPKKMERQAGGGILSRFRKRLPLHRAGPPQENLGEVVKEPERALEHCLPNFAGGQHFFEYLLVVSLKRKHSGEDYEPRIIYQFPKRENLLRGQQEEEDRLLGAIPLFCFPDGNERAPLTECPRETFSFVLTNVDGSRKIGYCRRLLILDEVEKRHQISMAIIYPFMQGLREAAFPAPGKTVTLKSFIPDSGTEFISLTRPLDSHLEHVDFRSLMRCLSFEQILQIFASAVLERRIIFLAEGLSTLSQCIHATAALLYPFSWAHTYIPVVPESLLGTVCCPTPFMVGVQMRFRQEVLDSPMEEVLLVNLCEGTFLMSVGDEKDILPPKLQDDILESLSQGIKESQTSEQINEHVSRPFVQFFVKTVGHYASYIKREANGQGRFQERAFYKALTSKANRRFVKKFVKTQLFSLFIQEAEKSKNPPADYFQKKIREYEEQKKQKKPKEKTVK from the exons ATGCCTGACAGGCCCAAGAAGATGGAAAGACAAGCAGGAGGCGGGATCCTCAGTCGCTTCCGCAAACGACTGCCTCTACACCGAGCAG GACCTCCCCAAGAGAATCTGGGAGAAGTAGTGAAGGAACCAGAAAGAGCCCTGGAGCACTGTCTACCCAACTTTGCTGGAGGGCAGCACTTCTTTGAATACCTCCTCGTGGTTTCTCTCAAAAGAAAGCACTCAGGGGAAGATTATGAGCCCAGGATCATCTACCAGTTTCCCAAG CGAGAGAACTTGCTTCGGGGTCAACAAGAGGAGGAGGACCGGCTGCTCGGAGCCATCCCCTTGTTTTGCTTCCCAGATGGGAACGAGCGGGCCCCACTCACTGAGTGTCCCAG GGAGACCTTCTCGTTCGTTCTGACCAATGTGGACGGGAGCAGGAAGATTGGATATTGCAGGCGTCTCTTG ATCCTGGATGAAGTGGAAAAGAGGCATCAAATCTCCATGGCCATCATCTACCCATTCATGCAGGGCCTCCGAGAGGCAGCTTTCCCCGCTCCTGGGAAGACTGTCACCCTCAAGAGCTTCATTCCTGACTCAGGCACTGAG TTCATTTCCCTGACGCGGCCCCTGGATTCCCACCTAGAGCATGTGGATTTTCGTTCTCTCATGCGTTGCCTCAGTTTTGAGCAGATTCTTCAGATCTTTGCCTCTGCAGTGCTGGAAAGAAGAATCATCTTCTTGGCAGAAGGTCTCAG CACCCTGTCTCAGTGCATCCATGCTACTGCCGCGCTGCTCTACCCCTTCAGCTGGGCCCACACCTACATACCTGTGGTCCCCGAGAgcctgctgggaactgtctgctGCCCCACTCCCTTCATGGTTGGAGTCCAAATGCGCTTCCGGCAGGAGGTTTTGGACAGCCCCATGGAAGAG GTCCTGTTGGTGAATCTTTGTGAAGGAACCTTCTTAATGTCA GTTggtgatgaaaaagacatcctACCACCCAAGCTTCAGGATGACATCTTAGAATCTCTTAGTCAGGGCATCAAGGAGTCACAGA CTTCTGAACAAATCAATGAGCATGTTTCAAGGCCTTTTGTGCAGTTCTTTGTCAAGACTGTGGGCCACTATGCTTCCTACATCAAGCGGGAGGCGAATGGGCAAGGCCGCTTCCAAGAACGGGCCTTCTATAAGGCTCTGACCTCAAAGGCCAACCGCCGGTTTGTGAAGAAATTTGTGAAGACACAGCTCTTCTCCCTTTTCATCCAGGAAGCCGAAAAGAGCAAGAACCCTCCTGCAG attatttccaaaagaaaatacGTGAATATGAGgaacagaagaaacagaagaaaccaaaggaaaagaCTGTGAAATAA
- the DENND2D gene encoding DENN domain-containing protein 2D isoform X2 — protein sequence MDGLGRRLRASLRLKRGRWGPPQENLGEVVKEPERALEHCLPNFAGGQHFFEYLLVVSLKRKHSGEDYEPRIIYQFPKRENLLRGQQEEEDRLLGAIPLFCFPDGNERAPLTECPRETFSFVLTNVDGSRKIGYCRRLLPDGHGPRLPRVYCIISCIGCFGLFSKILDEVEKRHQISMAIIYPFMQGLREAAFPAPGKTVTLKSFIPDSGTEFISLTRPLDSHLEHVDFRSLMRCLSFEQILQIFASAVLERRIIFLAEGLSTLSQCIHATAALLYPFSWAHTYIPVVPESLLGTVCCPTPFMVGVQMRFRQEVLDSPMEEVLLVNLCEGTFLMSVGDEKDILPPKLQDDILESLSQGIKESQTSEQINEHVSRPFVQFFVKTVGHYASYIKREANGQGRFQERAFYKALTSKANRRFVKKFVKTQLFSLFIQEAEKSKNPPADYFQKKIREYEEQKKQKKPKEKTVK from the exons ATGGATGGGCTCGGCCGCCGCCTCCGAGCCAGCCTGAGGCTGAAGCGCGGCCGCTGGG GACCTCCCCAAGAGAATCTGGGAGAAGTAGTGAAGGAACCAGAAAGAGCCCTGGAGCACTGTCTACCCAACTTTGCTGGAGGGCAGCACTTCTTTGAATACCTCCTCGTGGTTTCTCTCAAAAGAAAGCACTCAGGGGAAGATTATGAGCCCAGGATCATCTACCAGTTTCCCAAG CGAGAGAACTTGCTTCGGGGTCAACAAGAGGAGGAGGACCGGCTGCTCGGAGCCATCCCCTTGTTTTGCTTCCCAGATGGGAACGAGCGGGCCCCACTCACTGAGTGTCCCAG GGAGACCTTCTCGTTCGTTCTGACCAATGTGGACGGGAGCAGGAAGATTGGATATTGCAGGCGTCTCTTG CCCGACGGCCATGGTCCTCGCCTCCCCAGGGTGTACTGCATCATCAGCTGCATCGGCTGCTTCGGCTTGTTCTCCAAG ATCCTGGATGAAGTGGAAAAGAGGCATCAAATCTCCATGGCCATCATCTACCCATTCATGCAGGGCCTCCGAGAGGCAGCTTTCCCCGCTCCTGGGAAGACTGTCACCCTCAAGAGCTTCATTCCTGACTCAGGCACTGAG TTCATTTCCCTGACGCGGCCCCTGGATTCCCACCTAGAGCATGTGGATTTTCGTTCTCTCATGCGTTGCCTCAGTTTTGAGCAGATTCTTCAGATCTTTGCCTCTGCAGTGCTGGAAAGAAGAATCATCTTCTTGGCAGAAGGTCTCAG CACCCTGTCTCAGTGCATCCATGCTACTGCCGCGCTGCTCTACCCCTTCAGCTGGGCCCACACCTACATACCTGTGGTCCCCGAGAgcctgctgggaactgtctgctGCCCCACTCCCTTCATGGTTGGAGTCCAAATGCGCTTCCGGCAGGAGGTTTTGGACAGCCCCATGGAAGAG GTCCTGTTGGTGAATCTTTGTGAAGGAACCTTCTTAATGTCA GTTggtgatgaaaaagacatcctACCACCCAAGCTTCAGGATGACATCTTAGAATCTCTTAGTCAGGGCATCAAGGAGTCACAGA CTTCTGAACAAATCAATGAGCATGTTTCAAGGCCTTTTGTGCAGTTCTTTGTCAAGACTGTGGGCCACTATGCTTCCTACATCAAGCGGGAGGCGAATGGGCAAGGCCGCTTCCAAGAACGGGCCTTCTATAAGGCTCTGACCTCAAAGGCCAACCGCCGGTTTGTGAAGAAATTTGTGAAGACACAGCTCTTCTCCCTTTTCATCCAGGAAGCCGAAAAGAGCAAGAACCCTCCTGCAG attatttccaaaagaaaatacGTGAATATGAGgaacagaagaaacagaagaaaccaaaggaaaagaCTGTGAAATAA